In Symmachiella dynata, the following are encoded in one genomic region:
- a CDS encoding inverse autotransporter beta domain-containing protein produces MLRVVRPSRSTVAVGCGLFLLLALTATQEASAQGFGPRIGIHGQTRQNGVDDNYSDLRAFIPFGDEERLFFFDTRLLADENSDLGYNLGGGLRGYLEGADAVWGLNVFTDQRQTPYATYRQMGFGWELFFDELQFRNNFYMPISHDRTVLSTYSTGIVGGGSPMLRFQDYFLLYGGTYGQESEIEQSLRGFDFEVGGPLTDDRINWGVLSGYVGGYYYDNPSLQDAPGITGRLNANFSNSIDVNLGIQHDRFFKTQVVFGMTIYSDLFKRDRPMYRDVVRDRMDDPVYRKSVITVARGTIDAGPIDLEERLKNPDGTDLRIVHVNSAAADGGDGTYEEPLNDVSGVEPVSKVNDIVYLYSDSTFDGQGTLRLRDRQRLLGEGGGAVYEIDTLQLGFVTLPAGNGSGGAIPIFQNSMGPSVALASNTWATNFTINDPQSGAAIIGNHAANALVDNVTITTTGDSVEGIYLTGNSSVTAGENTNITSLGARAYGAYVQDSSSLIFNSSNNIKTAGLEAYGVYAVDSSSVTIGNKSNIETLGAEVHGIFADDNSWVTLDGGSTVSTAGLDAHGIYAENSSRVSVDGQSRISTLGVFAHGIETVGSSTATVDNASRITTYGGFTHGVRAADSSKVTIDNGSEIITKGGEAYGILAEDSSKVVVDHESTIETAGADSQGVYADNSSTVRIDNGSRVTTAGILSDGLQAMASSQVIVDNNSRINTLGADAVGIWLDDSSKATVDNGSEINTLGLDAYGVYATDSSELIVDNDSQINTAGIGAYGVFLEDGSSAKIDHMSVVTTTGVSAYGVIAEDTSSVTVDNDSRVITRGLSAHGIYADNSSEIKIDNGSRVTTNAGLADGIHAVSSSTLLVDNNSRIKSKGVDSLGIFLDDSSGAVIDNDSEVTTVGLRGLGIFGDDTSWAIVDNGSLVTTAGIDAHGVVMTDTSALTVDNSSRVETGGGGAFGVYLQDSSTAIIDRMSRINTLGAAAYGVVAENSSELTVDRSSRVNTAGLGSHGIIAADTSVVTVDRSSRINTLGIGSYGISAIDNTTVTVDNASEINTLGLDAVGIFAEDSSWVLVDNNSIITTLGIDAHGLYGIEGSTLIVDNESRVNTSGGGAFGVFLQNTSTGTIDNESRVTTNGAIAYGVVADDTSEVTIDNGSRITTNGLDSHGVVANDTSVVLVDNGSEVNTLGGGAYGIGAFDDSTVTVDRASEINTEGVSAYGAVAASGSTLTIDNLSSVTTDGLTAHGVFGYNTAWVTIDNGSVITTNGISARGVSASDGSTLVVDNASSITTNADSALGVYLNGTAAGTIDTLSSVTTHGVFATGIAAGGSSTLTIDNASLITTTAADAVGIFTEDSAWVMVDNGSRVTTSGLRAHGIYSEDDSTPFVDNGSQILTHGVSATGIEIVDSSELTVGNASTITTNGISSIGIYAQESTTATVDGSTITSLLSNEIYAERILAGGGSLTLQVTNNVLDGGSGTVSLFQALGGSIIVDGFADKASFAASNGIPTGNVTDIGNIVFVP; encoded by the coding sequence ATGTTGCGAGTCGTGCGACCATCTCGTTCCACAGTTGCCGTTGGTTGTGGTCTGTTCCTTCTGCTTGCGCTCACTGCGACCCAGGAGGCATCCGCGCAAGGTTTTGGGCCGCGCATCGGTATTCATGGGCAGACGCGGCAGAATGGTGTCGATGACAATTATTCCGACCTGCGCGCCTTCATTCCATTTGGCGACGAAGAACGGTTGTTCTTCTTTGACACGCGACTCTTAGCCGACGAAAACTCCGATCTCGGCTACAATCTCGGGGGAGGTCTGCGCGGCTACCTCGAAGGCGCCGATGCTGTCTGGGGACTCAACGTCTTCACCGACCAGCGTCAGACTCCTTATGCAACTTACCGCCAGATGGGCTTTGGCTGGGAGTTGTTTTTTGATGAGCTGCAATTTCGCAACAACTTTTACATGCCCATCAGTCACGATCGTACGGTCCTCTCGACGTATTCGACCGGGATCGTTGGTGGTGGGTCACCGATGTTGCGGTTCCAGGATTACTTTTTGCTGTACGGCGGCACGTACGGGCAAGAGTCTGAGATCGAGCAATCGTTGCGTGGCTTCGACTTCGAGGTCGGGGGACCCTTAACGGACGACCGGATCAATTGGGGTGTGCTCAGCGGGTATGTCGGCGGCTACTACTACGATAACCCGAGCCTGCAAGACGCGCCCGGCATCACCGGACGGTTGAACGCCAATTTCTCCAACAGCATCGACGTGAACCTAGGGATTCAACACGACCGCTTTTTCAAAACGCAGGTCGTGTTCGGCATGACGATCTATTCCGATTTGTTCAAACGAGATCGGCCCATGTATCGCGATGTGGTTCGCGATCGTATGGATGATCCAGTTTATCGGAAATCGGTGATTACCGTCGCGCGGGGGACGATCGACGCAGGTCCCATCGATTTAGAAGAGCGTCTGAAAAACCCCGATGGGACCGACTTGCGGATTGTGCACGTCAACAGCGCCGCGGCGGATGGCGGAGACGGTACGTATGAGGAACCGCTCAATGATGTGAGTGGCGTGGAGCCGGTTTCGAAAGTCAACGACATTGTTTACTTGTACTCCGATAGCACTTTTGACGGCCAAGGGACGTTGCGACTGCGGGATCGCCAACGTTTGTTGGGCGAAGGTGGGGGCGCGGTTTATGAAATCGATACGTTGCAATTGGGCTTTGTGACGCTGCCGGCGGGCAATGGTTCGGGCGGAGCGATTCCGATCTTCCAGAATTCGATGGGACCCTCGGTCGCGTTGGCCAGCAACACGTGGGCGACGAACTTTACGATCAACGATCCGCAGTCTGGGGCGGCCATCATTGGAAACCATGCCGCAAACGCGTTGGTCGATAACGTAACGATCACTACAACAGGGGACAGCGTCGAAGGGATTTATCTGACCGGTAACTCATCGGTGACGGCGGGCGAGAATACGAACATCACCTCCTTGGGAGCCAGAGCCTATGGGGCTTACGTGCAAGATTCGTCTTCGTTGATCTTCAATAGCAGCAACAATATCAAGACGGCTGGACTGGAAGCCTATGGTGTGTATGCGGTCGATTCATCGTCGGTGACGATTGGTAATAAAAGTAACATTGAAACTTTGGGCGCCGAAGTTCACGGTATTTTTGCGGATGACAATTCCTGGGTGACCCTCGACGGTGGCAGCACGGTTTCCACCGCGGGGCTTGATGCGCACGGTATCTATGCCGAAAACTCCTCCCGGGTGTCCGTCGATGGCCAAAGTCGGATCTCAACCCTGGGAGTGTTTGCACACGGTATCGAAACGGTAGGGTCCTCGACAGCTACAGTCGACAACGCCAGCCGGATCACCACCTACGGCGGCTTTACGCACGGTGTCCGTGCAGCAGACTCGTCTAAGGTGACCATCGACAACGGTAGCGAAATCATCACCAAAGGGGGCGAAGCCTACGGGATCCTGGCCGAGGATTCCTCCAAGGTGGTGGTCGACCATGAGAGTACGATCGAAACAGCAGGGGCTGATTCACAGGGGGTTTATGCGGACAACTCCTCAACGGTCCGCATCGACAACGGCAGTCGCGTGACGACCGCTGGAATCTTGTCAGACGGTCTCCAGGCGATGGCTTCCTCCCAAGTAATTGTCGACAACAATAGTCGCATCAACACATTGGGAGCCGATGCTGTGGGCATCTGGTTGGATGATTCCTCGAAGGCCACTGTTGATAACGGTAGCGAGATCAACACATTGGGTCTCGATGCCTACGGTGTTTATGCAACCGACTCGTCGGAGTTGATCGTTGATAACGACAGCCAAATCAACACGGCTGGCATCGGGGCGTATGGTGTCTTTTTGGAAGATGGCTCGTCGGCCAAAATCGATCACATGAGTGTTGTCACCACCACGGGCGTGAGTGCTTACGGCGTGATCGCGGAAGATACGTCCTCGGTGACGGTCGACAATGACAGCCGTGTCATTACCCGTGGACTGAGCGCGCACGGTATCTATGCGGACAATTCTTCGGAGATCAAGATCGATAATGGGAGTCGAGTGACCACCAATGCCGGATTGGCTGACGGTATCCATGCGGTGAGTTCCTCCACACTCCTTGTGGACAATAATAGTCGTATCAAGTCCAAGGGAGTCGATTCGCTCGGTATCTTCCTGGATGACTCGTCGGGTGCCGTGATCGACAACGATAGTGAAGTGACGACCGTGGGACTACGGGGACTCGGCATTTTTGGGGACGACACGTCTTGGGCGATTGTTGACAACGGTAGTTTGGTCACCACCGCGGGGATTGATGCTCATGGTGTTGTGATGACGGATACCTCGGCGTTGACCGTCGACAATAGCAGTCGGGTGGAGACCGGCGGCGGGGGAGCGTTTGGCGTCTATTTGCAAGATTCCTCAACCGCCATCATCGACCGCATGAGCCGAATCAACACGTTGGGAGCCGCCGCTTATGGCGTCGTTGCTGAAAACTCTTCGGAATTGACGGTTGACCGCAGCAGTCGCGTGAACACGGCTGGGCTGGGTTCGCACGGCATTATTGCCGCCGACACTTCGGTGGTGACAGTTGACCGCAGCAGTCGCATTAATACGTTGGGGATTGGTTCTTATGGAATCAGCGCGATCGACAACACAACAGTCACCGTGGACAATGCCAGTGAAATTAACACGTTGGGATTAGATGCAGTGGGCATTTTTGCAGAGGATTCCTCGTGGGTCTTGGTTGATAATAACAGTATCATCACGACCTTGGGGATCGACGCGCATGGCCTCTATGGAATTGAAGGTTCGACGTTGATCGTCGACAATGAAAGCCGCGTGAATACCTCTGGCGGCGGTGCCTTTGGTGTCTTTTTACAGAACACCTCGACCGGCACAATTGACAATGAGAGTCGTGTCACCACTAATGGGGCGATTGCCTACGGCGTCGTCGCCGATGACACGTCCGAAGTCACAATCGACAATGGAAGTCGAATCACAACAAACGGGTTGGATTCACATGGTGTCGTTGCTAACGATACCTCGGTGGTACTCGTCGACAACGGAAGTGAGGTTAACACTCTCGGGGGCGGTGCCTATGGCATCGGTGCCTTCGACGACTCCACGGTCACGGTCGACCGTGCGAGCGAAATCAACACCGAAGGAGTGAGCGCCTATGGAGCCGTAGCGGCAAGCGGATCGACGTTGACGATCGATAACCTCAGCTCTGTCACCACCGACGGGTTAACTGCACATGGCGTTTTCGGATACAACACCGCTTGGGTGACGATCGACAACGGCAGTGTGATTACGACCAACGGAATCTCCGCACGTGGTGTTTCGGCGTCGGACGGCTCTACGCTGGTTGTTGACAATGCGAGCAGCATTACGACAAATGCCGACTCGGCATTGGGTGTCTATTTGAACGGGACAGCCGCGGGGACGATCGACACATTGAGCAGCGTGACGACGCACGGTGTGTTCGCCACCGGCATCGCGGCAGGAGGTTCGTCGACGTTGACGATCGACAACGCCAGTCTTATTACGACCACCGCCGCCGACGCAGTGGGGATCTTTACCGAGGACAGCGCCTGGGTGATGGTGGACAATGGCAGTCGTGTCACCACCAGTGGACTCCGCGCTCACGGTATTTATAGCGAGGATGACTCGACGCCCTTTGTTGATAACGGAAGTCAGATCTTGACCCATGGTGTATCCGCAACGGGCATCGAGATCGTGGATTCCTCCGAATTGACCGTTGGCAATGCAAGCACGATTACGACCAATGGGATTTCTTCGATTGGAATTTACGCACAGGAATCCACAACGGCGACGGTGGACGGATCGACCATTACGTCTTTACTGTCCAACGAGATCTATGCGGAACGCATACTTGCCGGGGGCGGCAGCCTGACTTTGCAGGTCACCAACAACGTGCTTGATGGAGGAAGTGGAACGGTATCGCTATTCCAAGCTCTGGGTGGATCGATCATCGTGGATGGTTTCGCCGACAAGGCCAGTTTCGCCGCATCCAACGGTATACCGACCGGCAATGTCACCGACATCGGCAACATTGTATTTGTTCCCTAA
- a CDS encoding PKD domain-containing protein — protein MHSVCLLIAALSIGLERPDVEYQVFQFPANQIPRIDGDADDWSIVPESYTIGTKELRETVIGLGDKHDPDNLDVQVNVGWVKGLNRLYFLYEAQDNYWDFARGDLHNDIFEIVVDGDLSGGPLIRQMHPNPKLRDKLDTHFQFHGVHAQNYHIFTPAEGKDWAMVWGAQPWIKDLPYANAACKYNFKHGESGKLVLEFFVTPFDYAPPNPARSVPSKLVEDKKIGLSWAVLDYDDEQAERYSGFWNLSHKTTMYGNASDLVAFRLMPLEKRFRKPVEADWSFQVINRVNRDVAFRDRSYGDITSWRWEFGDGTSSTERHPTHHYKKPGEFIVTLHVEGPKGKAKLAKIWDVTLP, from the coding sequence ATGCATTCTGTTTGCCTGTTGATTGCCGCTCTGAGCATCGGCTTGGAGCGGCCCGATGTTGAATATCAGGTGTTTCAGTTTCCAGCGAATCAGATTCCGCGGATTGATGGCGACGCCGACGATTGGTCGATCGTTCCCGAGTCGTACACGATTGGTACGAAAGAACTGCGGGAGACGGTGATTGGCCTGGGCGACAAGCACGATCCGGACAATCTTGATGTGCAGGTCAATGTTGGCTGGGTGAAAGGGCTGAATCGGCTCTACTTTCTGTATGAAGCCCAGGACAATTATTGGGACTTTGCCCGAGGGGATTTGCACAACGATATATTCGAGATCGTCGTCGACGGTGATTTGTCGGGCGGACCGTTGATTCGTCAGATGCATCCCAATCCCAAGCTCCGCGACAAATTGGACACGCATTTTCAGTTTCACGGTGTGCATGCGCAAAATTACCACATCTTCACGCCCGCCGAGGGGAAGGACTGGGCCATGGTTTGGGGCGCGCAGCCCTGGATCAAGGACTTGCCCTACGCCAACGCAGCTTGCAAGTACAACTTCAAGCATGGCGAGAGCGGGAAACTTGTGCTGGAATTTTTCGTAACGCCCTTTGACTACGCTCCCCCGAACCCCGCCCGGTCCGTGCCGTCGAAACTTGTGGAAGATAAAAAAATTGGCCTCTCTTGGGCGGTGCTGGATTACGACGACGAACAGGCCGAGCGCTATTCCGGTTTTTGGAACCTGTCGCACAAGACGACCATGTACGGGAATGCTTCGGACTTGGTCGCGTTTCGATTGATGCCGTTAGAAAAGCGATTTCGCAAGCCGGTCGAAGCGGATTGGTCATTTCAGGTGATCAACCGCGTGAATCGAGATGTGGCCTTTCGCGATCGTTCGTATGGCGACATCACATCATGGCGGTGGGAGTTTGGTGACGGGACCTCCTCGACCGAGCGCCACCCAACCCACCATTACAAAAAGCCGGGCGAATTCATCGTGACGCTGCACGTTGAGGGGCCGAAAGGCAAGGCGAAGCTCGCAAAAATCTGGGACGTGACGCTGCCGTAG